In a single window of the uncultured Dysgonomonas sp. genome:
- a CDS encoding undecaprenyl-phosphate glucose phosphotransferase, giving the protein MDSTDRKEGYGYLIDWIVRFGDLFLINIFFLLAFFIFRQDDVVTESLHYREKIIAFLLINLCYFLTSSFIRFHITSNVVYLDKIVQRSSAFITLYALLVTAGFSIFHIISIPIIPWIVGFFIMGTIFVGWHVLFRLLLKSYRKKGYNYRQVIIIGAGGSAIKTYESLIFSEFGYKILGFFDNDTSKKDVLPNYLGKISDIEEYVQGVKVDEMFCTLSGNQDELIYDLVRFCEKNMIRFHLIPEFHKYMRRRFSLHFIESTPVLSLRYEPLQHFTNRFIKRTFDLIFSGLVLTLIFPFVYIIFGAIIKWSSPGPVFFKQKRTGIKGEEFYCYKFRSMRLNEEANKKQATAGDPRITKVGAFMRKTSIDELPQFINVFKNDMSVVGPRPHMLQHTDLYSSLIDKFMVRHLVKPGITGWAQVTGCRGETKTVEEMEERVKRDVWYLEHWTFFLDLKIIYLTVANVFKGDEKAF; this is encoded by the coding sequence ATGGATAGTACGGATAGAAAAGAAGGATATGGTTACCTGATTGACTGGATAGTTCGTTTTGGCGACTTGTTCCTTATTAATATATTTTTTTTACTGGCGTTCTTCATATTTCGCCAAGACGATGTAGTAACCGAAAGCCTGCATTACAGAGAGAAAATCATAGCATTTCTATTGATTAACCTGTGCTATTTCCTTACTTCTTCATTTATACGGTTTCACATTACATCAAACGTTGTATACCTTGATAAAATAGTTCAGCGTTCATCAGCATTTATAACTCTTTATGCATTGTTGGTGACGGCAGGATTCTCCATTTTCCATATTATAAGTATTCCTATCATCCCGTGGATTGTAGGCTTTTTTATCATGGGGACTATTTTTGTAGGGTGGCATGTATTATTCCGTCTCTTACTGAAGTCGTATCGGAAGAAGGGATATAACTATAGACAGGTTATTATTATAGGAGCCGGAGGTAGTGCTATAAAGACATACGAGTCGCTTATTTTCAGTGAGTTCGGTTATAAAATTTTAGGATTCTTCGATAATGATACTTCAAAGAAAGATGTATTACCTAATTACCTTGGAAAAATTTCTGATATAGAAGAGTATGTTCAGGGTGTAAAAGTAGATGAAATGTTCTGTACCCTGTCAGGGAATCAGGACGAGTTGATCTATGATTTAGTAAGATTCTGTGAAAAAAATATGATCCGGTTCCATCTTATACCTGAGTTTCATAAATATATGAGGAGGCGATTTTCTTTACATTTTATAGAATCTACTCCTGTATTGAGCCTTAGATATGAGCCTTTACAGCATTTTACAAACAGATTTATTAAGCGGACATTCGACCTTATTTTCTCAGGTCTCGTACTGACCCTTATTTTCCCATTTGTATATATCATCTTCGGAGCCATCATAAAATGGTCTTCCCCCGGGCCTGTATTCTTTAAACAAAAAAGAACAGGAATCAAAGGTGAAGAATTCTACTGTTATAAGTTCCGGTCGATGCGGTTGAATGAAGAGGCGAACAAAAAGCAAGCCACAGCAGGAGATCCACGTATAACCAAAGTGGGTGCCTTTATGAGAAAAACAAGTATTGACGAACTACCTCAGTTTATCAATGTATTTAAGAATGATATGTCTGTTGTCGGACCTCGCCCGCACATGCTTCAACATACCGACCTCTATAGCTCTCTTATAGATAAATTCATGGTCCGCCATCTGGTGAAGCCGGGTATCACAGGTTGGGCACAGGTAACCGGATGCAGAGGAGAGACCAAAACCGTAGAGGAAATGGAAGAACGTGTAAAAAGAGATGTATGGTATCTCGAACACTGGACTTTCTTCCTCGATCTGAAGATAATCTACCTCACCGTTGCCAATGTCTTCAAAGGGGATGAGAAGGCGTTTTAG
- a CDS encoding FISUMP domain-containing protein, which translates to MCFCFAAPASMTAQVTIGSSETPNPGALLDLREDISSNTVTAKKGLALPRVMLTDLKNLYPMFEADGSEYKLKGQQYSKADQDAIHTGLVVYHIDNCSLYGNGAYVWDGEQWRPLKANATLAGLNFNQDYFDLPSGKDARGMTSQDLEIAWQKDPGPSWTLETVSGLDAIPFTGNPLSPSTLVSSPATMELLPDAMTDTEVTATNPWKSKESRLAFTYAECGNDRYVTLNQTNYALKVNDSFDNSFLYNPGYTGTFPVQGNATWKNTLFSTSSMSSVSPSTGGETLKDGTTASIDVAYVVGNSGIRYDTSDITFSDTQAPKRFDDILVRIMNCNTNMYDPPMEDWARVAGFSEADIAEVKADATGNTSKGPTANGTMLHRDQSGNLFLSGRFGYEDAPLNTVERRWMLNNLAATDYAVGNPHLHGRQLMQGDGVNSVYNTAYYHYPERKLSTYTNNPRLGLLYTWDAATGGKGGKNGNTLIKDAEDVNQNPDRVQGICPNGWHLPSDWEWTELEIEYNVNTSKYSSLPDANGTITIGVGGHERGTTHGWAMIDPCPSPGQTLPPNGQSNIISNDPSIAPGMNILLAGMVYNSASNFYGENVYIWTASATNNSSSAVSRGFYYYMGGTDRRYPARSGQYSVRCKKD; encoded by the coding sequence ATGTGCTTTTGCTTTGCAGCACCTGCATCTATGACAGCCCAGGTAACCATCGGCAGCAGCGAGACTCCCAATCCGGGGGCGCTACTCGACCTTAGAGAAGATATTTCATCAAATACAGTGACAGCTAAAAAAGGACTGGCACTGCCCCGGGTGATGCTCACAGACCTAAAAAACCTGTATCCGATGTTTGAAGCTGACGGTAGCGAATATAAACTCAAAGGGCAGCAATATTCAAAGGCAGACCAAGATGCCATACATACCGGATTAGTCGTGTATCATATAGACAATTGCAGCCTCTATGGAAACGGGGCATATGTATGGGATGGTGAGCAATGGAGACCTCTGAAAGCAAACGCCACTCTGGCCGGGCTGAATTTCAATCAGGATTACTTTGATCTACCCAGTGGAAAAGATGCCCGCGGAATGACATCTCAGGATTTGGAAATAGCCTGGCAGAAAGATCCGGGCCCTAGCTGGACTCTGGAAACTGTCAGCGGACTCGATGCCATCCCGTTTACAGGCAACCCTTTGTCACCGTCTACATTAGTAAGTTCACCCGCCACAATGGAACTGCTACCCGATGCCATGACCGATACGGAAGTTACCGCTACCAATCCCTGGAAAAGCAAGGAAAGCAGGCTCGCGTTCACTTATGCCGAATGCGGGAATGACAGATATGTCACTCTTAACCAGACCAATTACGCACTGAAGGTAAACGACTCTTTTGACAACAGCTTTCTCTATAACCCCGGATATACAGGAACTTTCCCGGTACAAGGTAATGCGACCTGGAAAAATACGCTGTTCAGCACATCATCTATGTCGAGTGTCAGCCCCTCCACCGGCGGAGAAACCCTCAAAGACGGTACCACCGCCAGTATAGATGTAGCCTATGTAGTAGGTAATTCCGGCATACGCTACGACACATCCGATATCACATTCAGTGATACGCAGGCACCCAAGCGGTTCGATGATATATTGGTCCGCATCATGAACTGCAACACCAACATGTACGACCCGCCTATGGAAGACTGGGCCAGAGTAGCAGGCTTCAGTGAAGCCGACATAGCAGAGGTAAAAGCCGACGCTACAGGCAATACCTCTAAAGGGCCTACCGCAAATGGTACGATGCTTCACCGCGATCAAAGCGGAAACCTATTCCTATCAGGACGCTTTGGCTACGAAGATGCCCCGCTGAACACAGTGGAGCGGCGATGGATGCTCAACAACCTGGCAGCAACCGACTATGCTGTGGGAAATCCACACTTACACGGACGACAGCTGATGCAAGGCGATGGAGTAAATTCGGTTTATAATACAGCTTATTATCATTATCCGGAGAGAAAATTATCAACTTATACAAATAATCCCCGCCTAGGCTTATTATACACTTGGGATGCGGCTACCGGAGGAAAAGGAGGGAAGAACGGGAATACGCTTATTAAGGACGCTGAGGATGTGAATCAGAATCCGGACAGAGTACAAGGCATATGCCCTAATGGCTGGCACCTCCCCAGTGACTGGGAATGGACGGAACTGGAAATAGAATACAACGTCAACACCAGTAAATACAGTTCTTTACCTGATGCTAACGGGACTATTACCATTGGTGTGGGAGGGCATGAGCGAGGTACTACCCATGGCTGGGCGATGATAGATCCTTGCCCTTCTCCGGGCCAGACGCTGCCTCCTAACGGACAAAGTAACATTATCAGTAATGATCCTTCAATAGCCCCGGGCATGAATATTTTGCTCGCCGGTATGGTGTACAACTCTGCATCTAATTTTTATGGAGAAAACGTTTATATTTGGACGGCCAGCGCAACGAATAATAGTTCCTCTGCTGTGTCACGCGGGTTTTATTATTATATGGGTGGAACAGACCGCCGGTACCCAGCCCGGTCTGGTCAATATTCTGTCCGGTGCAAGAAAGACTGA
- a CDS encoding two-component regulator propeller domain-containing protein codes for MNDLLFQFNNRKNNRNFRKSYLLVVFFLTNIFLSYASYTLHRADKLDLSNNAILCMYQDKDGYMWFGTYDGLNLYNGKNTFVYRSEFDNEFSLCSNIIHNITQADEGNLWISTFLGLNKFSLKERKVIESYPELPEAKLLAADKKGNTWVISKKNYISHYNKENKNFTDIHLPGADMDNVKALFVGGDDELYMITADGKLKNIEIAGDSKNNDIRLQINESLLHDKSIINAYYEDNKIYYISAERKLYLYDLSDNKRILITDLSALIGKYGGISRVVSFKSDLFVSFNDNGLIRLDVENDYQPETVYLGIRVFCLLQDKKQDVLWIGTDGRGVQMYYQGHDLFGNIIFDNFFSGTQKPVRSIYADESQNLWVGTKGDGIMRIKNYDEHNQREVSQSQFVNYTTANGLSSNLVFCFLRSKYRNILWIGTEGPGFSYYSYKDNTVKSLSEKDGSTIGKVHSICEVNDSTLWMATAGNGLLEVIIKDENSRLSVKSVNEYILKKGDKTCVEFHSMFYDGASTLFIGSRGGYGVARYNIKSKQYDFIQMKNAENTAIGDVLCVYQSKDSTFYIGASSGMTRIQFLKDGNTVIKQFDRRNGMINDMIHGILEDADGCIWLSSNKGLIKYNPHNDFFHNYSYPDLKVTEFSDDAYWKCPQTGRLFFGGINGLTWVEPKEVNLQNNYKPDLYFFDLQIAGESRSLYDYTNKKDGYLEIGANISSFTISFVATDYINGENYEYSYLLENYNTTWTELQKTNEVTFTNLPHGEYVLKVKYKNDVLDSEEKYYSLKIRKLPPWYLTSWAYLAYVVAFVLICSYIIYLIRKRIMDKQIQIAQKINEEQKEKLLEAKLNFFTNVTHEFCTPLTVIKGVTDYIEKSAEVDKNIRKYTGILRDNVANLSGLIQEILDFRKMEEGKLDFSYVEEALVSDLVRRQMDWFIPIAEENSIMFEVSIPDDLYWNTNIFGFNRVLVNLVSNAFKYTTEKGEVKISAGIDNDQLVLSVYNTGQGIEESNIPSIFDRYGVLENTEANNSYPLMTSRHGLGLSICHDIVESLGGHISVRSEVGKFAEFIVVLPVLQVTAEERLADEENSLPMDTDSFRQSAGEKQTILIVDDNKDIVWLISDILSESYHIRSAYNVPEALKIIESETPSLIITDIMMPGMNGLEFINNLKNDKFTKHIPLVIVSAKISEKEQAEGLDIGADAYLTKPFSSLVLRSVINRLLVVKDELKDYFYSPESAYKYSDGQLIHQEDKAFMDSVIDIISDNMEEENLRPEFIAEKLNMSTRSLYRKFKKITTLSPNDFIKDYRFTQVAKLLITTNLTIQEIMYKVGINNKSYFYREFLKKYNMTPKEYRLRK; via the coding sequence ATGAATGATCTGCTTTTTCAATTTAATAATAGAAAAAATAACAGGAATTTCAGGAAGTCTTATTTATTGGTTGTCTTTTTTCTGACCAATATCTTCCTGTCCTATGCGTCATATACATTACATAGGGCCGATAAACTCGATTTGTCGAACAATGCGATTCTTTGTATGTATCAGGACAAAGATGGCTATATGTGGTTCGGTACATACGATGGATTGAATCTGTATAACGGAAAAAACACCTTTGTCTACAGATCCGAATTCGATAATGAGTTTTCCTTATGCAGCAATATTATCCACAATATCACACAAGCAGACGAAGGAAACCTGTGGATATCTACATTTCTAGGACTGAATAAGTTCTCGTTGAAAGAAAGAAAAGTTATAGAATCATATCCCGAATTGCCGGAGGCCAAACTTCTGGCTGCGGATAAGAAAGGAAATACCTGGGTTATAAGTAAAAAGAACTATATATCCCATTATAACAAGGAGAATAAGAATTTTACAGATATTCATTTGCCGGGGGCTGATATGGATAATGTGAAGGCGCTGTTTGTTGGTGGTGATGACGAACTCTATATGATTACTGCTGATGGAAAATTGAAAAATATAGAAATTGCCGGAGATTCGAAAAATAATGATATCAGATTGCAGATAAACGAATCATTACTACACGATAAAAGCATAATAAATGCTTACTATGAAGATAACAAGATTTATTATATAAGTGCCGAAAGAAAACTCTATCTGTATGATCTCTCAGATAATAAGAGGATATTGATCACAGACCTATCGGCGCTGATAGGAAAATATGGAGGGATATCCCGTGTGGTTTCTTTCAAATCCGATTTGTTTGTCTCCTTCAACGATAATGGGTTGATAAGGCTGGATGTAGAGAATGATTATCAACCTGAAACCGTTTACCTCGGGATAAGGGTTTTCTGTTTGCTGCAAGATAAAAAACAGGATGTGCTTTGGATTGGTACTGATGGGAGGGGGGTGCAAATGTATTATCAGGGACATGATCTGTTCGGAAATATTATATTCGACAACTTTTTTTCAGGTACTCAAAAGCCGGTCAGATCTATTTATGCTGACGAATCACAGAACCTGTGGGTGGGTACAAAAGGTGATGGTATAATGCGAATCAAAAATTACGATGAACACAATCAGCGTGAAGTGTCTCAGTCCCAGTTTGTAAATTATACAACAGCCAATGGGCTATCGAGCAATCTTGTATTTTGTTTCTTGAGAAGTAAATACCGGAATATACTCTGGATAGGGACCGAAGGGCCGGGTTTCTCCTATTATTCATATAAGGATAACACGGTAAAATCTTTATCGGAAAAGGATGGAAGTACAATAGGGAAAGTACATTCGATCTGTGAAGTGAATGATTCTACTCTATGGATGGCGACGGCCGGTAATGGTTTGCTCGAAGTTATCATTAAGGATGAAAACTCCCGTCTCTCAGTCAAATCGGTAAATGAATACATTCTGAAAAAGGGAGATAAGACTTGTGTTGAATTTCATTCTATGTTTTACGACGGAGCATCTACTCTATTTATCGGAAGCCGTGGAGGTTACGGTGTGGCACGTTATAATATAAAAAGTAAACAGTATGATTTCATTCAGATGAAAAATGCAGAAAATACAGCTATCGGAGATGTATTGTGTGTTTACCAGAGCAAAGACTCTACCTTTTATATTGGTGCCAGTTCAGGGATGACCCGTATCCAATTTTTAAAGGATGGTAATACTGTAATTAAACAGTTTGACCGGAGAAATGGCATGATTAACGATATGATTCATGGAATACTCGAAGATGCTGACGGGTGTATCTGGTTGAGCTCAAATAAAGGTCTTATAAAATATAATCCGCACAACGACTTTTTTCATAATTATTCATATCCCGATCTTAAGGTGACAGAGTTTTCCGACGATGCTTATTGGAAATGCCCCCAAACCGGCCGGCTCTTCTTTGGCGGAATAAACGGACTTACATGGGTAGAACCTAAGGAGGTAAATCTGCAAAACAATTATAAACCCGACCTCTACTTCTTCGACTTACAGATAGCAGGCGAAAGCCGGTCGCTTTACGATTATACAAACAAAAAAGACGGATACCTGGAGATCGGGGCTAATATCTCTTCTTTTACCATTTCGTTTGTTGCAACGGATTATATAAATGGCGAAAATTATGAATACTCGTACCTGCTTGAAAACTATAATACAACATGGACCGAACTTCAGAAAACAAACGAAGTTACATTCACTAATCTGCCACATGGCGAATATGTGCTGAAAGTGAAATATAAAAATGATGTGCTCGACTCGGAAGAAAAGTACTATTCTTTGAAAATAAGGAAGCTGCCGCCATGGTATCTGACCAGTTGGGCTTATCTGGCATATGTAGTCGCATTCGTCCTTATCTGTTCTTATATTATATATCTTATCCGTAAGCGAATAATGGATAAACAAATCCAGATTGCACAGAAGATAAACGAAGAACAGAAAGAAAAGCTACTGGAAGCGAAGCTGAATTTCTTTACGAATGTTACCCATGAGTTTTGTACTCCTCTGACAGTGATAAAAGGAGTAACGGACTATATTGAAAAGTCGGCCGAAGTAGATAAAAATATTCGTAAATATACAGGTATATTACGTGATAATGTCGCCAACCTGAGCGGATTGATACAGGAGATTCTCGATTTCAGGAAAATGGAAGAAGGCAAGTTGGACTTTAGCTACGTCGAAGAGGCTTTGGTTTCGGATTTGGTAAGAAGGCAAATGGACTGGTTCATTCCTATTGCAGAAGAAAATAGTATAATGTTTGAAGTCTCAATTCCTGACGATTTATATTGGAATACGAATATATTCGGATTCAACCGGGTCCTGGTAAATCTGGTATCCAATGCTTTTAAATATACTACAGAAAAAGGCGAGGTGAAAATATCTGCCGGGATAGATAACGACCAGCTCGTACTTAGTGTCTACAATACAGGACAGGGTATAGAAGAGTCGAACATACCATCCATATTCGATCGTTACGGTGTGCTCGAGAATACCGAGGCAAACAACTCTTATCCGTTGATGACATCACGGCATGGATTGGGGTTATCCATTTGCCATGATATAGTAGAGTCTCTTGGTGGACATATTTCGGTCAGGAGTGAAGTCGGCAAATTTGCTGAATTTATCGTCGTGTTGCCCGTCCTTCAGGTAACAGCGGAAGAACGTTTGGCTGATGAAGAGAATAGTCTGCCAATGGATACCGATTCATTTAGACAATCTGCAGGAGAGAAGCAGACAATCCTGATTGTTGATGACAATAAGGATATAGTGTGGCTCATCTCGGATATTTTATCCGAAAGTTATCATATCAGAAGCGCCTATAATGTTCCCGAAGCTCTCAAAATTATAGAATCAGAGACCCCTTCCCTTATTATCACCGATATTATGATGCCGGGTATGAACGGTCTGGAGTTTATAAATAACCTCAAGAACGATAAATTTACAAAACATATACCACTTGTAATTGTATCCGCTAAAATCAGTGAGAAAGAGCAGGCAGAGGGTCTCGATATAGGGGCCGACGCTTATCTGACGAAACCTTTTTCGTCACTTGTACTTCGTTCGGTCATAAACCGTTTATTGGTGGTGAAAGATGAGCTGAAGGACTACTTCTATTCACCCGAGAGTGCCTATAAATATTCAGACGGGCAATTGATCCATCAGGAAGATAAAGCTTTCATGGATTCTGTTATAGATATTATATCGGATAATATGGAAGAAGAGAACCTACGGCCCGAATTCATCGCCGAAAAGTTGAATATGAGCACTCGTAGCCTTTATCGTAAATTCAAGAAAATAACAACACTTTCCCCTAACGATTTCATTAAAGATTACAGGTTTACACAAGTTGCCAAACTGCTTATTACAACCAACCTCACCATTCAGGAAATCATGTATAAGGTAGGTATTAACAATAAGTCATACTTCTATCGCGAATTCCTGAAAAAGTACAACATGACACCTAAAGAATACCGGCTACGCAAGTAA
- a CDS encoding TonB-dependent receptor, with protein sequence MRKFVDKISTCDYKSYGRRILFLLLMFVFVQYSFASDSANDVKDTNNITQNSTTVRGTVKDQNGEPLIGVSVVVKGTTIGAITDVDGGFSVRTPDGNQTLVFSLVGFLSQEIALKGQTTLNVVLVEDAKLLDEVVVVGYGTMRKSDVTGSIATAKGSDIIKNQSFNALEGLKGKAAGVNIFSNTGQPGGEMRVIIRGISTINASASPLYVVDGVVMSNFQFLNPNDIESIEVLKDASSAAIYGARGANGVILVTTKRGGNTGKQARISYDGSVSVSTMARYMDVMDSYEWMSAFKQGLENANAWQGKNFTTDLSQIFTDPRLFNSDGTPIYNTDWQKEASRTALSHNHQLSIQRGDEKSSVGAFINYTDQQGILHNSYFKRLNAKLAYDDKPTSWLSTGINLLVNHTWGNRTSDNPYGQGALRTMIEQLPFLPVELDGVYSQTNDIKTTSIPTNKDNPNSSKQGFGPEGVGNPVELLKRMEAMQYKTQIFGNAALTFHITKDLDLKTQFGIDYQSNRNRNYTPFTPRPMINQSSTGSASENTSSTLYWQEETYLTYKKALGKHYVNAMAGMSWQERDYTYFSASGSKFIDDFYGYYNLGKGEDRPAVSNDHDRWSMNSYFVRGVYNFDEKYMATVTGRYDGSSKFGKNNKYAFFPSIGLGWMASNENFLKDNPVISKLKPHASFGVTGNSEIGTYASLATVSQSNTIIGNGLKIVSYLDRMPNPDLKWEKTNQFDIGVDLGLFNNRINFEASYYYKYTTDLLLDRPLPRSTGFTSVKYNVGEVSNRGLDLLLTAHIFDNRDFQWTSTANLSFNKNRVEKLDESSSVDPVTGKRQITLDGFVGYDILIREGEELSTFYGYKRAGIYDGNPANWDANTMNIPSTIGEKVTYKQREIIGNGLPDWMGSFINTFNYKNFDLTLDLQFSLGADVMQEYFHSTEGRFLTNGIDRLYQEAWHPTLNPNGTAQAIRLANFGQGSNANADDTWVADGSYLRANLIQLGYTFRPDMVRKIGLSGLRLYGSVNNAFLITSSDYLGYDPDNSSRLGDNKWGTNRQFFTYPRPRTFTFGVNVTF encoded by the coding sequence ATGAGAAAATTTGTAGATAAAATTTCAACATGCGACTACAAAAGCTATGGTAGGCGGATACTTTTTTTGCTACTCATGTTTGTATTCGTGCAATATTCATTTGCTTCGGACTCTGCAAATGACGTAAAAGATACTAATAATATTACGCAAAATAGCACTACGGTAAGAGGTACAGTTAAAGACCAAAATGGAGAACCTCTGATCGGTGTAAGTGTTGTAGTGAAAGGAACTACAATCGGTGCGATTACTGATGTAGACGGGGGATTTTCTGTTAGGACTCCCGACGGAAATCAAACTCTTGTATTTTCTCTTGTAGGATTCCTTTCTCAGGAAATAGCATTGAAAGGACAGACTACCCTCAATGTAGTGTTGGTTGAAGATGCTAAACTATTGGATGAAGTAGTTGTTGTTGGGTATGGTACGATGCGTAAATCGGATGTAACAGGTTCTATTGCTACAGCTAAAGGTAGTGATATTATCAAAAACCAGTCTTTCAATGCTCTTGAAGGGCTTAAAGGTAAAGCTGCCGGTGTAAATATCTTCTCCAATACAGGACAGCCTGGCGGCGAGATGCGCGTTATTATCCGTGGTATCTCTACAATCAATGCTTCGGCAAGTCCCTTATATGTGGTTGATGGTGTGGTTATGTCAAATTTCCAATTCCTCAATCCGAATGACATTGAATCTATTGAAGTACTGAAAGATGCTTCATCTGCGGCAATCTATGGTGCTCGCGGAGCTAACGGTGTTATATTGGTAACAACCAAGCGTGGTGGTAATACAGGAAAACAGGCCCGTATTTCTTACGATGGATCTGTCTCTGTTAGTACAATGGCAAGGTATATGGATGTTATGGATTCTTACGAATGGATGTCTGCATTTAAACAAGGTCTGGAAAATGCCAATGCTTGGCAAGGAAAGAATTTTACGACAGATTTGTCGCAAATATTCACAGACCCTCGTTTGTTTAACTCCGATGGAACACCTATCTACAATACAGATTGGCAAAAAGAAGCCAGCAGAACCGCTCTTTCCCACAATCATCAACTTAGTATCCAACGGGGCGATGAAAAATCGTCGGTAGGAGCATTTATAAACTATACCGACCAACAAGGTATCCTGCATAATTCTTATTTTAAACGTCTGAATGCTAAATTGGCTTATGATGACAAACCAACCAGTTGGTTGTCTACTGGTATCAATTTATTGGTAAACCATACATGGGGAAACAGAACTTCCGATAATCCATACGGACAAGGTGCATTGCGTACCATGATAGAGCAATTACCGTTTCTACCTGTTGAATTAGACGGTGTGTATTCTCAAACGAATGACATCAAAACAACATCTATTCCTACAAATAAAGATAATCCAAATAGTTCGAAACAAGGATTTGGTCCTGAAGGTGTAGGTAATCCGGTGGAATTACTTAAGCGGATGGAAGCGATGCAATATAAAACACAGATTTTCGGTAACGCCGCTTTGACTTTCCATATAACAAAAGATCTGGACCTAAAAACACAGTTCGGTATCGATTATCAAAGCAACCGTAATCGCAATTATACTCCGTTTACTCCGCGTCCGATGATTAATCAATCTTCGACGGGTTCAGCTTCTGAAAATACTTCAAGTACTTTGTATTGGCAGGAAGAAACATACCTGACTTACAAAAAGGCACTTGGCAAGCATTATGTTAATGCTATGGCGGGTATGTCTTGGCAAGAACGTGATTATACATATTTCAGTGCTTCAGGCAGCAAATTCATTGATGATTTTTATGGTTACTACAATCTGGGAAAAGGCGAAGACCGCCCGGCAGTAAGCAATGATCATGACAGATGGTCAATGAACTCTTATTTCGTACGTGGAGTATATAATTTTGACGAAAAGTATATGGCGACTGTTACCGGCCGTTACGATGGTTCGTCTAAATTTGGGAAGAATAACAAGTACGCCTTCTTTCCTTCAATCGGTTTGGGATGGATGGCTTCTAATGAAAACTTCTTGAAAGACAATCCTGTTATTAGTAAATTAAAGCCACATGCATCTTTTGGGGTAACAGGTAACTCTGAAATCGGAACATATGCGTCACTAGCTACTGTAAGCCAATCGAATACTATTATTGGCAACGGATTGAAAATAGTTTCGTATCTGGATAGAATGCCTAATCCGGATCTGAAATGGGAAAAAACAAATCAGTTTGATATAGGTGTTGACCTTGGTTTATTCAATAACCGGATCAATTTTGAGGCTTCATATTATTATAAATATACAACTGACTTATTACTTGATCGCCCTCTTCCTCGTTCGACCGGTTTTACATCTGTAAAATACAATGTAGGCGAAGTTTCTAACCGTGGACTGGACTTATTACTTACTGCGCATATTTTTGATAATCGTGATTTCCAATGGACTTCTACTGCCAACTTAAGCTTTAATAAAAACCGTGTCGAAAAACTGGATGAGAGTTCGTCTGTAGATCCGGTTACCGGCAAGCGTCAGATTACTCTCGATGGTTTTGTTGGCTATGATATATTAATTCGCGAAGGAGAAGAACTTTCTACGTTCTACGGATATAAACGTGCCGGTATATATGATGGCAATCCTGCCAACTGGGATGCCAATACAATGAATATACCGTCAACTATCGGTGAAAAGGTTACATATAAGCAACGCGAAATTATAGGTAATGGATTGCCTGACTGGATGGGCTCTTTTATTAATACGTTCAATTATAAGAATTTTGATTTGACTCTCGATCTACAATTTTCATTGGGAGCAGATGTTATGCAAGAATATTTCCATTCAACTGAAGGACGTTTCCTTACAAATGGTATCGATCGTCTTTATCAGGAAGCATGGCATCCTACACTGAACCCTAATGGTACAGCGCAAGCTATACGTTTGGCCAACTTTGGACAGGGTAGCAACGCTAATGCTGATGATACATGGGTTGCAGACGGATCTTACCTGCGCGCTAACCTGATCCAGCTTGGTTATACATTCAGACCTGATATGGTTAGAAAAATTGGACTTTCGGGATTACGCTTATATGGCAGTGTGAATAATGCTTTTCTTATCACTTCATCTGATTATTTGGGATATGATCCGGATAACTCGTCTCGTCTGGGTGATAACAAGTGGGGTACTAATCGTCAGTTCTTTACTTATCCGCGTCCAAGAACATTTACGTTCGGTGTTAATGTAACATTCTAA